TTCTATAAAGAAAAGGCTGTGTTCAGCTTCCTAATAGCTTCTTTAAAAGGGTGGATAATGAACTGTTTGTTAAATGTGAACATCTACCAGCCACTAAGGAATAACAGTTCAAAATGACCAGCTATTCAACAATAAATTATTGACTGATATCTAGAAGCTTTTTTCATACTTTGCCAGAGCTTAACTCGTGCTAATATCCCACTTTGGACCCACTCCAAAAAGCTGACCTCTTGAACCAGGCTGATGTCGTTTTAACACACACGTTTTAACTCACTGCCTTTGAGGTTTGTGTCTTTCGTCCCACAGGGATTCAACACCAGTCTCTAACACTGAACATATTACAAGTCAACTCCACAATCATCCCACCTCAGATTAACCTAGAAACTAGGACATGCACACTTCACACTGTAAAGAACTCACAGAACCAACACGTTTTTCACATGTCCCTGACTGAAAGTTAAGTAAATCGACGCTTTGCTTGACTTTTGTTAAACACTAAATGATGCAGGTAAAAGCTCAACATGCAAAAAGCTTGCTCgagtgtttggtttgtttgtttgaggtACCACAGAAACATAACAGTGCAACACAGAGGGAGAAACCACTTTAATCatgatctttaaaaaaaaaaaacaataagttAATAtagttaaaagtaaaaaaaagttgaaaaactTATGTGACAGCAAATCATAACTTTCCAGATGTTTCATTAGAACACAATTTCTCACCTTCAAACTTTAAATTATTGCTCGGCTTGAATCTTTTTCGCGCGTGTTCAATGGAAATATGGTCATTCTCCAGTGTGGATCCTCTTGTGCATTGACAAAGTACTGCTATGAGTGAATGTTTTTCCACATGTTCGACATTTAAAAGGCTTCTCACCCGTGTGGGTTCTCATGTGGGCTAACAGATTATTTTTTGTGTaaatcttttcccacatattttacaaaaataggacttctcacctgtgtgagttctcgTGTGGACCTTCAAATTATTGCTCTACTTGAATCTTTTTCCACGTGttcaatgaaaatatggtcTTTCTCCAGTGTGGATCCTCTTGTGCATTGACAAAGTACTGCTATGTGTGAATGTTTTTCCACATGTTCGACATGTAAAAGGCTTCTCACCCGTGTGGGTTCTCATGTGGGCTAACAGATTatctttttttgtaaaacttttcccacatattttacaaaaataggacttctcacctgtgtgagttctcatgtggacCTTCAAATCATTGCCCtgcttgaatttttttccacatattccACAAGAATATGGTCTTTCTCCAGTGTGGATTTTCATGTGAACCGACAAAGTACTGCTATATGTGAATATTTTtccacatgttctacatgtaaAAGGCTTCTCACCCGTATGGGTTCTCGTGTGGGCCAACAGATTATTTTTCCGTGTGAAGCTTTTCCCACACATTTTACAAAAATAGGACTTCTCCCCTGTGTGGGTTCTCCTGTGAGCAGTCAAATGACTACTTTGAGTGAAGCTTCTCCCACATATTTCACAAGAAAACAGCTTCTCACCGGTGTGGATTCTCATGTGGGGTAACAAATTACTTTTTCGGGTAAaacatttcccacatgtttcacaAGCGTATGGCTTCACACCTGTGTGGATTTTGAGATGTTCCTTAATAACATACTTATCCCTAAAGACCTTTCCACAAACATCACATTTTCCAGACTTTTCCCCTGATTTAGCATTAGACAGAGAGCTGTCAGCTTGATCACTGTGACTGGTGTTTCTATGAGGTCTATTCTTTGGCTGCATCTCTACATCTGAAATTGATTCTGAGTCTGTATTTCCGTTTCCTTCCTGATTTTGTCTCTCGATCAGGGGAGAGTTTTGAGTGAAAAGCTGGTCAGTGGCTGGTTCTGCTTCACTGACATCATTTTCCTTACAGGTCAGAGTCCACTTAAAGGTATCAGTCTCCTGCTTCAGTACAAGGTGCTCTCCTTCCTGACTGGTGGAGagttcctcctgttcctctttgATTTGTAGAAGCTCTGGTACCTCCTGGTTCAGACCGGAGTCCTTCTCCTGGTTTGGGAGTGTCTGGTCAGCAagatcttcctcctcctcagatATATTTTGCTCTGGGAGATCTGGAAAGACAAAGGAACAGAAGACATGGGCCGCTAATGTGGTGATAAGAGAACGCTTCCTTCTGATGTTATGAACTGCAAACACAATAATGGGTGTCATTACGAGCTGGTGAGAAATTATATTGCTCATTTCATCTTGGTTTGCTATCTCTGCTGTTTCTGTGGGACAGAAACTGGAGCCTTACCCAAACAACAAGAACAGAAATTCACATTTTTGTCCTTTCCACCTGGCTTAAATGCAGCAAAGAAAGACTTTAAGGGGTACCTTTAAGTTGAACAAATCTGCGACACCATCCAAAAAAAGTGTACCTGATGTAAAAATGTGCTCACTGTTGAACAGGATTGAAACGGTGCTGTGGTGCTTTATCTGAAACTGAACACGACCCCCTTCAGAGCTGAAGTCTCTGCTCTGGTCTGTGAGAAGTTCTGACTGAACCACCACCTGACACGTCCTCCATGTAACCAGGCTGCTGTTTATGTCTTTCTGCAATAAGTTCTGTCGTAACGGCacaaaactaaatgttttcttttgggGGAAGAGACAGCTGGCCGAGGCTGACTGTAAAAGAGatgtggaggtaggctaagttgaataggccatcatctgcattttatttctgtaggttaaatgctgttataaaataaagcaaaaatgtATCTtagacttatttaaagtatcaatacacatttagttactaaattgtgtaggcctatatctaactagccagctacagtatctaactatctatatccagcctgtctaagccttttaaaaaatcccaTATTTAATATAGAGCGGGGGGtttcgataagcatctccctgaaatgagtttttggaacttgggatgccTGTTGTAGAAttatattttgtgtttctgtctgaaAGTAACAGCAGCTGCACCGTAACTTTTCTCTGTGAGCCTGAAATAAATGTAGCGCAGAGCTCTGATTAGGATCCTCCATGAGTCATATTCCTGAGTGAGTTCACTCAGCCCATCAAAGTGTTCCTTACCTATTCTGTGTAAGTTTATTTGGGGTTTCCAGGTGATATCCAGCAGTCCGCGCTGACGGTCGATCTCCTCCTCGTACTGGACGATGGTTTTCTCAAACTCTGAGAATatttcttcagcagcagcagttagtcgctggctgataaactctctcagatgctgaactgaagaCATTGTTGCTGCTCACACTCACATATTCAGCACAGACAGCCCAACCGTCCTCCTGCTGAGTCCTCAAAAACTCCTGCTGGTGCCTTCTTGTTTACTTCCGCTGAGTGTCACACTGAAAAGTTCCGACGGTGGACATGAGTtagcttcttcttcctcttgttTGAGGCTTTACGGAAGCTGCCCTCAAAGTGTCACCACTGCCCTCTACTGGaagtatgtatgcatgtatatatatatacatatacagtaaTACTCTAGTATTACTGTATAATACTCTAAcattataacaataataataataataataatactctAGTATTACTGTATAGCTCTAGATGTAAAAAACTCTCCTCAATAATCCAGTTCCCAGAAGGAGATCAAAGGTATCTTCGTCCCTGTCCTCTTCACTACAGTCCAGCATGTTTTTGGGCCTGTTCCTGTTAGACCTTCTTCCAACGTCCCAGTAGTCACGTCCCTTCTTTCTGCCACATATTCCCCACAACTGAACATCTGCATTAAATATCTGCAGCTCaacagaacgctgctgctggagttttaacccggactaagagatctgaacacatcacagcagctttaaaatctttactctggcttccagtcagtcacagaatagattttaaaagcccgctgatggtttacaatctgtgatctgttcagagaatataaagccagcagagctcttagattcaaggactcaggtcagctggtccagtccagagtccagactaaacatggagaagcagcatttagctgttatgctgcaaacaagtggaacaaactgccagtggagattaaactttcaccaaatggagacatttttaaatccaggttaaagacatttctgttctcatgtgtctatgcatgaaatctgcacgatatctttgaacttatccggactgttgcttgtttttaaattaatttaaatgattttgtttgtttctctttatattcttttatgtatttttaatgcttcttccactccctgctgcaatacttttattttatgtaaagcactttgaattgttctgcacatgaaatgtttttacaaataaacttgacttgactacTTAATGTGCACACGTGACTGTTTCTGGCTGAGAAGAACCACACAGGCCAGATGGATGTATCCCTGTTAGATTTAAGTTACATTTTCTCTCTGTGCACCAGTCTCTCTTCTATCACCACAAAATGAGCTTCTTTAATTGTGCTGCTAAATTTCCTGATGTAAGAATAGAGTGTAAATGTGTCAGATTTTCCCCTCTAAAACACAGAAATCAGTATTTATATTGAGTGATATCAATCTTATGGATTAAAGCATAAAAAGTAATGTTTCATACGACAGAATCCTTTTCTTCGTCTTTCGGCCGATCTTGCATCATCGATTtggcacatgttttttttacacctgATGCTACCTCCCCTCTCACcatttattatcatcatcattattattattattttattaatgtCCCACCTCAGTTACTAAATTCACCACCAAGCTGAATGTGTTTGTGGGAACATGAATGTTTTTTAGTCTTTCTGCATCATGTGACCCCATTTTTTCCATCTGCTGTCAGATTCAAATCCAGACCACAAAGCACACAGCAGCTTGGGCTGAGCTGTCAGTCAGCAGCAGCGGTCTTATCTGTGGGCCCACAGCAGGGGCTGATGGGAGCTCTGAGGAGCTGTCAGAAAGCACGTGGCCCTGCTCTGATCTCACAGCTCGTCCTTGTTTGGCCTCAGCTGCCTCAGAGCGCCACTTCTCCCCAGGTTCACCAGAGGAAACACCGCTGCACAAAATGCTTTTCCTCCCAGccgctgctctgtgctgtctgTGTTCAGGTGAGTGTTTCCAGCCAATCAGGAGCCAGCAAACTCCACCTGGAACAAACACCGTCCCGCTGACCttcgtctgtctgtctgtgtctctgcagcgctggttgccatggcagcagagCTGTGTCAGGACCAGTTAACGCTGACCAGGAGAGTTGGTCAAAGTGTCTCCTTCAGCTGTGGAAAAACTGACCAGTGTGATTATGATTATGTATACTGGTTccagaagaaagaaacagaaacattcagAGTAATTCTTGATATCAGTCGGAGTGGTGGAAACATAGATTCTAGTTACAATCATCCTCAGGAAAATGATTTCTCAGCTGTGAATAAACAGAACGGCTGGGAGTTGCAGATACAGAAAGTTAAACTCGAACATTCAGCCACCTACTACTGCAGCTGTGGGAAGGTCCCACAGTGAGAAATGATCCCTGCAGcctgtacaaaaaccttcagatgaacagatgtCAAACAGTGTTTGTGACATGAAGAGAGCAGTAAACCACAGCCCAGGTTCACATATTTCACATGAGTTTATCTGAATATGACTCTATGATAAAACACATCTTAAATTATTCTGTAAATGAGAGACAAAATGCACTTTGTATTGCAGAGATTAGGTTTAAAGTGTTGTTCATTTTATCCGAATGAAAACACTTCCAACAGCACTTGTTGTTGAACAGCTTCCAGCAGATCTCACCACATCATTTCACTTTATTCCATTCTCAGAGACAGATCTGGGACTGATCTCAGCTCAGGATTTTGTCCTTCCAGCAGCAGCTTATCAGGACAGATTTCCATCAGTTTGCTGTGGATGTTTCTGCTCCCAGAGGATGAAACCTCATATTTACGATGAGCTagaaaaaagcagctaaaataaGAGAACAAATAAAGTTCACTG
The sequence above is drawn from the Odontesthes bonariensis isolate fOdoBon6 chromosome 14, fOdoBon6.hap1, whole genome shotgun sequence genome and encodes:
- the LOC142398528 gene encoding uncharacterized protein LOC142398528; the protein is MSSVQHLREFISQRLTAAAEEIFSEFEKTIVQYEEEIDRQRGLLDITWKPQINLHRIDLPEQNISEEEEDLADQTLPNQEKDSGLNQEVPELLQIKEEQEELSTSQEGEHLVLKQETDTFKWTLTCKENDVSEAEPATDQLFTQNSPLIERQNQEGNGNTDSESISDVEMQPKNRPHRNTSHSDQADSSLSNAKSGEKSGKCDVCGKVFRDKYVIKEHLKIHTGVKPYACETCGKCFTRKSNLLPHMRIHTGEKLFSCEICGRSFTQSSHLTAHRRTHTGEKSYFCKMCGKSFTRKNNLLAHTRTHTGEKPFTCRTCGKIFTYSSTLSVHMKIHTGERPYSCGICGKKFKQGNDLKVHMRTHTGEKSYFCKICGKSFTKKDNLLAHMRTHTGEKPFTCRTCGKTFTHSSTLSMHKRIHTGERPYFH